TGCGCAAACAGGCGCCGCTGCCGCTGAAATACGACGGCTACGGCTCGTGCCCGCTGACGGTGGAGAAGGGCAAGGTGGTGCTCGCCGAGTTCGGCTACGGTGGCAAGTTGCTGCCGACGTTCCCTCTTGATCCGACCCGGGCGCGGCGTTCGATGTGGTTCCTCAAGGCCACGCTGCTGCCGTGGTTCTACTGGAACGGCATGCTCAAGGGTCGTGAGTGGCTGACTCGCCTGAGCAAGGTGGACTGAATGCTGCTGGCCACTGTGTTGGGATTATTGATGGGCCTGGTGATGGGCCTGACCGGTGCGGGTGGCGGCATCCTTGGGGTGCCGGCGCTGGTACTGGGCTTGGGCCTGAGCATGACCCAGGCCGCGCCGGTGTCGCTGCTCGCTGTCGGTGCGGCGGCGGCGGTCGGTGCGATCGACGGCTTGCGCCATGGCCTGGTGCGTTACCGCGCCGCGCTGTTGATCGCCTTGCTCGGCGCGCTGTTTTCGCCGGTGGGTGTGTTTCTCGCCCACCAATTGCCGGAAGCGCTGCTGATGGGCTTGTTCAGCGCGTTGATGGTGCTGGTGGCGTGGCGCATGTTGCAGCGCGAAAAAACCGAGCCGGGGCCGAGTGACCATGGCACCGCGTCCTGGGGCCAAAAGAACTGCATGCTCAACCAGCAGACCGGGCGCTTGGCGTGGACCGCCAAATGCACCACGACCCTGGCCGCCCTCGGTGCGGTGACCGGTGCTGTCTCCGGCCTGCTTGGCGTGGGCGGTGGCTTCCTGATCGTGCCAGCGTTCAAGCAGCTCACTGATGTGCAGATGCGCGGCATTGTCGCGACCTCGCTGATGGTGATCAGCCTGATCTCGCTGATCGGCGTGGCGGGGGCGTTCCATGCCGGTGTGCGCATCGAGCCGGTGGGCTGGGTGTTTATCGGCGCGAGCATCGTTGGCATGTTGGCCGGCCGGCGCCTGTGCTCGGTGATTCCTGCGCGCACCTTGCAGGTCGGCTCTGCGAGCCTGTGTGTACTGGTGGCCGTTGGCATGTTGATCAAGGCCGGTCTTACGCACTAAGTGCCGGGCCCGGCTTACACCCAACTTGGCGGGCACCCGCGGCCCGTCCAAAGCACTCTGAAACCTAGGCCAACGCAGCGTATGCCGAGGCCTTGGCCCTTTCGATAATCGCCTCCGACATCAAGTCCCCGTTGCGGAGCGCGCCATGCATAACAATAAGAATCTCCCCCTGCGTTTGTTGCCTGCCTTTCTCGTCAGCCTGGGCCTCAGCCCGTTCGCCGACGCCGAGATCATGCTGTACGACAAAGACGAAACCACCTTTTCCACCGATGGCTACATCAACGCTTTCTACGTCAACAGCGACGTCGACCGCGCGGGTGACCAATATGACCGCCGCCAGTCGCGGGTGAAGATGGGCTTCTTGCCCAACTACCTGGGCTTCAACATGACCAAGCAGGTTGACGACCTCAAGCTTGGCGCTCGCGCATCGTTCTGGGTCACCATCAACGACAGCGAAACCAACGGCACCGACACCGCCATCGACGTGCGCCAGTTCTACGGCACGGTGGCAAACAAGGAATGGGGCGAAGTGTTGATCGGCAAGGACTTCGGCCTGTTCGCCCGCTCCAACATCCTGCTCGATGAATTGCTCGCCGGTTACGGCCAGGTCAGCGACAGCCTCGGTCTGGTGGACGGTGGCGGTGTGTCGTTCGGCAATATCGGCAGCGGCTACCCATACCCGTTTCCCACCTCGCAGATCACCTACCGCACGCCCGTGATGGACGGCCTGCGCATCGCCGTCGGCATCATGGACCCGGTGGACACCAACGACAGCAGCCCGTTGGGCAAGGCCTACCAGAAGAACCCGCGCACCGAGAGCGAGATCACCTACCAGTTCGACGTGGGCGGGGCGAAGATCTACAGCTGGCTCAACGGCAGCTACCAGACCTCCGACAACACCGACTCGACCGTGGCCAGCGTTACTTCCAAGGGCCTGGGCTACGGTGTGCAAGCGAAGATGGGCGGCTTGTCGCTGACAGGTTCCGGCTTCCAGGCCAAGGGCATCAACCCGTTTTTCACCAACAATGCCGGGGAAGCCACCCTGCGCAACGTCGACAGCAACGGCTACCTGGTGCAGGGCTCGTACAAGCTCGGCAAGAACCGCTTGGCGTTGTCTTACGGCAAGACCAAGGACGATGGCAACGGCGTGGTGGGCAGCGGGGCGGATTATGAAACCCGTGGGATTGCGCTGTTTCATGACGTGAATGACAACTTGAAGCTGGTGGCGGAGTACAACCAGTTCCAGATCAAGGGCATGACACCAGTGCGCAGAATGAAGACACCGACACTTTTGCAGTAGGTGCCGTCTTGACTTGGTAACCCGTTCAAACCTGTGGGAGCTGGCTTGCCTGCGGTAGCGATGTACCTGACACATTGCTATCGCAGGCAAGCCAATACTCTCCAGTGTTCCTGGGAACCTCATCCCATAGCATCCCCCCACCCAGTACCCAAGTAGCATAGGGCCCACCCCTTGGCCTTCGTACACTGATACCTCAGAGGGGGAAACCAACGATGCACAACAGTGAAGGCGTAGTCAGCGCCATGTCCCAGGCCAACGACCCCGGGCAGGCGGCTGAAGAGTTGGCCCGCCAACTGCTGCATCCGTACCTGGGGTTTGTGCTGTTTTTCTGCTCCGCCTCCTACGACCTCCAGGCCCTGGGCCAAGCCCTGCAACAGTGTTTCGGCAATGTGCGCGTAGTGGGTTGCACCAGCGCCGGCGAGATCACGCCCCAAGGCTACGACCGCAATTGCATCACGGCGGTGGGCTTCAACCATGCGCATTTTTCCATCGCCACCGAGCTGATCGACCAGGTGGAAAATTTCAGCCTGATCGGCGCCCAGGACATGGTCGAACGCCTTGTGGGCGGCTGCCGCAGCAATACGCTCGCGCCGATCAAGGGCAACACCTTTGCCCTGACCTTGCTCGACGGCCTGTCCAGTCGCGAAGAGATGGTCCTCGCCGCCCTCAGCGCAGCCTTGGGGGATATTCCGCATTTCGGCGGCTCGGCGGGGGATGACAACTTTCTCACCCACACCCACGTGTACTTCAACGGCGTGTTCCACAGCGGCGCGGCGGTGGTGGTGCTGGTCAATACCTGGCTGGATTTCGAGGTGTTCACCACCCACCACATCCTGCCGCGCACGGAAAAACTGGTGGTGACCGGCGCCGATAGCCCGTCGCGCCGGGTGTTTGAACTCAATGCCGAACCCGCCGCCGAAGAGTACGCGCGGCACATCGGCGTGGCGGTGGCCGACCTTGACCACCGCATCTTCGCTGCCCACCCGTTGGCGGTGCGCATCCACGACCAGTACTACATACGTGCGATCCAGCAGGTGCACGAGGACCTCAGCCTGAGTTTCTACTGCGCGGTGGAGAACGGCATTGTGCTGACCGTGATGAAACCCGGCCCGATCCTGCCCAACCTGGAAGCCTTGTTCGACGGCCTGCAATCGCGCCTCGGCGACCTGTTGCTGACCATCGGCTGCGACTGCTTTTTGCGCCGCCTGGAGCTGGAAGACAGCGGCGACCTGGAACAGATCGGCCGCTACCTGCAGGGCCAGCGGGTGATGGGCTTCAACACCTACGGAGAACAGTTCAATGGCATGCACATCAACCAGACCTTCACCGGGGTCGCCATTGCCCGTGGCCGACGCTGAACTGCTCGCCCAGGTCTCCCGGCTGCAGCAGGACAACCGCAAGCTTGCGCGGATCAATGCGGCGCTGATCGAGCGCATCGAGTCCGGCATGACCCAGGGCAACAACCCGTACACGACCTTCCAGCATTCGGTGGTGCTGGCCGAGCAGGTGCGCGAACGCACCGACGCGCTCAACCAGGCAATGGCCGAACTCAAGGCCAGCAACCACTTGCTGATCAACGCCCGCCTGCGTGCCGAAACACTGCGTGGCGAACAGG
The Pseudomonas poae DNA segment above includes these coding regions:
- a CDS encoding sulfite exporter TauE/SafE family protein; translation: MLLATVLGLLMGLVMGLTGAGGGILGVPALVLGLGLSMTQAAPVSLLAVGAAAAVGAIDGLRHGLVRYRAALLIALLGALFSPVGVFLAHQLPEALLMGLFSALMVLVAWRMLQREKTEPGPSDHGTASWGQKNCMLNQQTGRLAWTAKCTTTLAALGAVTGAVSGLLGVGGGFLIVPAFKQLTDVQMRGIVATSLMVISLISLIGVAGAFHAGVRIEPVGWVFIGASIVGMLAGRRLCSVIPARTLQVGSASLCVLVAVGMLIKAGLTH
- a CDS encoding GfdT protein, whose translation is MHNSEGVVSAMSQANDPGQAAEELARQLLHPYLGFVLFFCSASYDLQALGQALQQCFGNVRVVGCTSAGEITPQGYDRNCITAVGFNHAHFSIATELIDQVENFSLIGAQDMVERLVGGCRSNTLAPIKGNTFALTLLDGLSSREEMVLAALSAALGDIPHFGGSAGDDNFLTHTHVYFNGVFHSGAAVVVLVNTWLDFEVFTTHHILPRTEKLVVTGADSPSRRVFELNAEPAAEEYARHIGVAVADLDHRIFAAHPLAVRIHDQYYIRAIQQVHEDLSLSFYCAVENGIVLTVMKPGPILPNLEALFDGLQSRLGDLLLTIGCDCFLRRLELEDSGDLEQIGRYLQGQRVMGFNTYGEQFNGMHINQTFTGVAIARGRR